From Sphingobacterium bambusae:
AGACAACGGCGCAGACCTTGTAGAAACCGCTCTTCTCTTTCAAGGCCTATTGACCGCTCGTACATACTTCAATGACGCAGCGCTAACGGCAGATATCAGCACGTTATACAATGCCGTTGAATGGAGTTTCTTTCAGAATGGACAACAAGCCCTATTGTGGCATTGGAGCCCCAACTTTCAATGGGAGATCAACCTTAAAATAAGTGGATGGAACGAGTCGCTCATCGTCTATATACTGGCTGCTGGATCGCCAACACATGGTATAGACGCTTCTGTGTACGAACAGGGTTGGGCGAACAATGGTAATATGCGGAATGGAAATACTTACCATGGCATCCAATTACCACTTGGCCCAGCGGGTGGGGGTCCTCTTTTCTTATCGCAATACAGTTTTCTCGGGCTCAATCCTAACGGATTGCAAGATCAGTATGCATCTTATGAGCAGCAGGTAAAAAACCATAGTCTAATCAATCGCGCTTACTGTATCGCCAATCCGCAAGGCTTCTCCGGCTACAGTGCAGATTGTTGGGGACTTACCGCAAGCGATGATATCAACGGCTACCGTGTACACTCTCCTACTGAGGATAATGGCGTCATCACCCCTACCGCAGCGCTTTCCTCCATACCATACAGCACAGCGGAATCTTTACAGGCATTGGAGTTCTTCTACTATAAATTGGGCGATAAAATATGGGGTGAATATGGCTTCAAAGATGCCTTCTCCCTGCATGAACCTTGGTTTGCAGACTCTTACCTCGCTATCGATCAAGGCCCCATCATTATCGGAATAGAAAACCATCGCTCGGGCCTATTATGGAAAAATTTTATGCAAACACCTGAAATTAAAAGCGCATTACAAAAATTAAAATTTACATCACCTAATCTTTAATGTATGAAACTGAAGTATGCAACCTTTACCGCTCTATTGGGCATTATTGCAATAAGTTGTCATTCTCCTACAAATAAGCACACAGCTTCCAGTAGCGACTCTGTCGCCCATAACCATGATGTGAGCGAGGACAGCCTACTCACCACCGTCCAAAAGCAAACCCTTCAATATTTTT
This genomic window contains:
- a CDS encoding glucoamylase family protein produces the protein MKLFYSILTILVLFCSCKEDQDDPLNVFRLESASLDGRTLTEQTSVIRSNSVITLRFNQAVEKTSFENAVQFIDQSSSLKMPLHVSLLDNDHTIQIQPTALTSFSQYKLVVDKTAQSFDGVNIISPLNYTFRTALDSTDKFERISTDELLTKVQQQTFKYFWDHAHASYGMIRERNSSGETVTTGGTGFGVMAILTGIERNFITREQGLERTKKIVSFLKMADKYHGAFAHWYNGSTGKTQPFSEKDNGADLVETALLFQGLLTARTYFNDAALTADISTLYNAVEWSFFQNGQQALLWHWSPNFQWEINLKISGWNESLIVYILAAGSPTHGIDASVYEQGWANNGNMRNGNTYHGIQLPLGPAGGGPLFLSQYSFLGLNPNGLQDQYASYEQQVKNHSLINRAYCIANPQGFSGYSADCWGLTASDDINGYRVHSPTEDNGVITPTAALSSIPYSTAESLQALEFFYYKLGDKIWGEYGFKDAFSLHEPWFADSYLAIDQGPIIIGIENHRSGLLWKNFMQTPEIKSALQKLKFTSPNL